TTCTATGTCAACGGCCTTGGCTGGCCGGTCCACCGCGAAGTCCCCGGCGAAGTGGTGTTCATCCAGGCAAACCACGGCCTCATTCTGTCCCTCTGGGACGCAGGCCAGATGCAGGCCGAGGCATCGGTGGACAGTCCCGCCGGCATTCCCTGCATCACACTGAGCCACAACGTGGCCAGCGCGGCCGACGTCGACCGGGTCATGGCCGAGGCCGAGGCCGCCGGGGCAAGGGTGGCGGCGCCGGCGAAGACCCAGCCGTGGGGCGGCTACACCGGCTACTTCGCTGATCCGGACGGCTTCCGCTGGGAAATCGCGTTCAATCCCACGTGGACGGTCGACGCCGGCGGCAAAGTCACGGTCTGACGCCCGTCTAGAACAGGCTTCCCACCGGCTGGATGAGTTCCGCTGAGTCGTTCTTGACGTTTCCGACGGCGGTGCCGACGGCATCAATGGTCCAGCCCTCCGCTACGTCGTGGGCGCCCGCCCGCACCAGGTCCACCAGGCCGGCGGCGTCGTCCGCCTGCGGGTCCAGCCACGCCTGCATTGTCCTGCGGTCCATCGGCAGCGGAACCCTGTCGTGCAGGGCCGTGAGCTCGGCGAGCATCCCGCCGGCATAGCCTTCCGGCGGAGAGTCCGTGGTCATGATGGAGGTGGACAGCATCCAGCGCTGCGGGTCACCCTCCGGCTTGGACGGGTCCTTCCACCATTCATACAGGCCGGCGAACACCAGCGGCCGGCCGTCCCTGGGATGGACGTAGTACGGCTGCTTGCTGCGGCCCTCACCCTTCCATTCGTAATAGCCGTCCGCCGGGACCGCGCAGCGCCTGGACCTGGTGGCCTTGCGGAACGCAGGCTTCTCCAGCACACTCTCGCTGCGTGCATTGATCATCTTCGAACCGATGGACGGGTCCTTGGCCCAGGAGGGCACCAGTCCCCAGCGCGCCACATGCAGCTGCCGGACGGGGCTCCCGTCCACCAGTCGTTCCAGCAGGATGGGCACATCCGCGGTCGGGGCCACATTCCATGACGGGGGAACCACCAGCTCCTCCTCCAGTTCGGCATCAAACTCGGCCAGCAGGTCCCCGACGGCCCTGGCCATCACGTAGCGTCCACACATGGGACCAGCATGCCACCGCCCGCACGCGGTGTCACCCGGCGTCACGGCGGGCGTCACGGCCGCCCTCCGCGCCGGGGGAATACCGGCCGCCGGGTTACGGTTGAGGGTAAAGACATCTGCTTTGATAACGACGAGCAATAACGAGTTTGAGGAGAACTCCGTGGATTTCACTCCCGAATCCGGCACCATCACCATGTTTTCGACCACCTGGTGCGGTTACTGCAACCGGCTGAAGAAGCAGCTGGACGCCCAGGGCATCGGTTACACCGAGATCAACATCGAAGAAGTCGACGGCACCGCCGATCTCGTGGAGCAGCTCAACGGAGGCAACCGCACGGTCCCCACCGTCCTGTTCCCGGACGGCACCGCTGCCACCAACCCCTCCGCCGCGGAGGTCAAGAGCCGTCTCGCGGCCTAATACAGGTTCCGATGCGGAAGGCCGGGCACCCCAAGGTGCCCGGCCTTCCGCATGCCAGCCT
This genomic window from Arthrobacter sp. 24S4-2 contains:
- a CDS encoding VOC family protein codes for the protein MQPRVDFISLGVRSVDASRAFYVNGLGWPVHREVPGEVVFIQANHGLILSLWDAGQMQAEASVDSPAGIPCITLSHNVASAADVDRVMAEAEAAGARVAAPAKTQPWGGYTGYFADPDGFRWEIAFNPTWTVDAGGKVTV
- a CDS encoding SOS response-associated peptidase, with amino-acid sequence MARAVGDLLAEFDAELEEELVVPPSWNVAPTADVPILLERLVDGSPVRQLHVARWGLVPSWAKDPSIGSKMINARSESVLEKPAFRKATRSRRCAVPADGYYEWKGEGRSKQPYYVHPRDGRPLVFAGLYEWWKDPSKPEGDPQRWMLSTSIMTTDSPPEGYAGGMLAELTALHDRVPLPMDRRTMQAWLDPQADDAAGLVDLVRAGAHDVAEGWTIDAVGTAVGNVKNDSAELIQPVGSLF
- a CDS encoding mycoredoxin, yielding MDFTPESGTITMFSTTWCGYCNRLKKQLDAQGIGYTEINIEEVDGTADLVEQLNGGNRTVPTVLFPDGTAATNPSAAEVKSRLAA